The following are encoded in a window of Nibricoccus aquaticus genomic DNA:
- the metF gene encoding methylenetetrahydrofolate reductase [NAD(P)H] gives MQPDRSIVSLFAQNRPLRSIEFFPPKDDAGVAALRATAAALQRISPDFVSVTYGAGGSTRERTAQVCAFLKSDFGFTVMPHLTCVGHTRDELHTLADQIHDNGFRNIMTLRGDPPKGADTFIPTTDGLRYASELAALLKTRHPDFCLGVAGYPEKHPEAASLEADIDNVKRKIDAGGDFVTTQLFFDNAVYLRFVEKCHARGITVPIVPGIMPVLSLKQIQRFTQMCGATLPAKLITRLEAAGENTDAVESVGLDWALTQIRELLVQGAPGYHLYILNRAKSALALAAGLAA, from the coding sequence ATGCAACCCGACCGCTCCATCGTCTCGCTTTTCGCGCAAAACCGCCCGCTCCGCTCCATCGAGTTCTTCCCACCCAAAGATGACGCCGGCGTCGCCGCCCTCCGAGCCACCGCCGCAGCCCTCCAACGCATCTCCCCCGATTTCGTCTCCGTCACCTACGGCGCCGGCGGCAGCACCCGCGAACGCACCGCCCAGGTCTGCGCCTTCCTCAAGTCAGATTTCGGCTTCACCGTGATGCCCCACCTCACCTGCGTCGGCCACACCCGCGACGAACTCCACACCCTCGCCGACCAGATCCACGACAACGGCTTCCGCAACATCATGACCCTCCGCGGCGACCCGCCCAAAGGCGCTGATACCTTCATCCCCACAACCGACGGCCTCCGCTACGCCAGCGAACTCGCCGCCCTCCTCAAAACCCGCCACCCCGATTTCTGCCTCGGCGTCGCCGGCTACCCCGAAAAACATCCCGAAGCCGCCTCCCTCGAAGCCGACATCGACAACGTGAAACGAAAAATCGACGCCGGCGGCGACTTCGTCACCACCCAGCTCTTCTTCGACAACGCCGTTTACCTCCGCTTCGTCGAAAAATGCCACGCCCGCGGCATCACCGTCCCCATCGTACCCGGCATCATGCCCGTCCTCTCGCTGAAACAAATCCAGCGATTCACCCAGATGTGCGGAGCCACCCTCCCAGCCAAACTCATCACTCGCCTCGAAGCCGCCGGCGAAAACACCGACGCCGTCGAATCCGTCGGCCTCGACTGGGCGCTCACCCAAATCCGCGAACTCCTCGTCCAAGGCGCCCCCGGCTACCACCTCTATATTTTGAACCGCGCCAAGTCCGCCCTCGCCCTCGCCGCCGGTCTCGCCGCCTAG
- a CDS encoding PEP-CTERM sorting domain-containing protein, producing the protein MKTSRTALLFSLALAAVTSIAQAQIYLHSQIVTGSYGSGVTTRFNFAIDVPNNKLTVTVDNTVALVNGSGTKGTLISFGFNTPFTGLTTGNVDTSVKWTTTNAGRAASYKTTDVINGNSADRWEEHAPYVITHATQFNQEFGVSTKDTPSPDAAGLDNVEYGIQYGEIAVFEFAFTTKDITAANYKNFFGDNFVSAYWRDVTQVTASGYWTGSGRNRRWVDTTSECIVNGGWDKGQGDFFPPSDGDLPATPEPSTYGLMGAAALLGLVAHRRRKAAKAAKTV; encoded by the coding sequence ATGAAAACTTCACGCACTGCACTCCTCTTCAGTCTCGCGCTCGCCGCGGTGACCTCGATTGCCCAAGCGCAGATCTATCTCCATTCGCAAATCGTCACCGGTAGCTACGGCAGTGGCGTCACGACCCGCTTCAACTTCGCGATCGATGTGCCTAACAACAAGCTCACCGTCACCGTCGACAACACCGTCGCGCTGGTGAACGGCAGTGGCACCAAAGGCACCCTGATCAGCTTCGGCTTCAATACGCCCTTCACCGGCCTCACCACCGGCAACGTTGATACCAGCGTCAAGTGGACGACCACGAATGCCGGCCGCGCCGCCTCCTACAAGACCACCGATGTGATCAACGGCAACAGCGCCGACCGCTGGGAAGAGCACGCCCCCTACGTCATCACCCACGCCACCCAGTTTAACCAGGAGTTCGGCGTTTCCACCAAGGACACTCCTTCACCTGACGCTGCTGGTTTGGACAACGTCGAGTATGGCATTCAGTACGGCGAAATTGCCGTCTTTGAATTTGCTTTCACCACCAAGGACATCACTGCGGCGAACTACAAAAACTTCTTCGGCGATAACTTCGTCTCCGCTTACTGGCGCGACGTGACGCAAGTCACCGCTAGCGGTTACTGGACTGGTTCCGGCAGAAACCGCCGCTGGGTCGACACCACCAGCGAATGCATCGTCAACGGCGGCTGGGACAAAGGCCAGGGCGACTTCTTCCCTCCTTCCGATGGCGATCTCCCCGCCACTCCTGAGCCATCCACCTACGGCCTGATGGGCGCCGCCGCCCTCCTCGGTCTTGTCGCTCACCGCCGCCGCAAGGCCGCGAAAGCCGCCAAGACCGTCTAA
- a CDS encoding caspase family protein, whose amino-acid sequence MGKTRYRALLIGNARFEKDPHNLPALKGPPEDLKILERALTAAETGIHEAADVRTLLDGTKPELSEAIDDFFQTAGANDQLLLYYSGHGRQDAYNNLYLCARDTRTDRLNSSAVADSEISQMIRNSRAARTLIVLDCCHSGSFKGGGMPEALANAGGRFLLTSCRDQQLATDAGETGGASAFTSHLVQALIAGEVDANEDGYVTLTEVYHHILPKLKIATQQIPQLHFDKTVGDPPLAKVKARAGDQGNGGAGAGVMPEAASRPVLGVSDSKIEIRAVHLGEQLPAVMIDVFNEGGGELEWSATSEDGWMAIQAEKRFFKVLFTPQKAGAHRGSIYVRDAGRGGSRRISVFVEVLEPVAKPVLVVETQALDFGRLRVGARGAPQVIRVVNRGSGELAIRAHSTNPALKVTANDDAVAVEPDLSHAGSLAGEIVINSAGGRAVVKVTGEAEAGPLLVVKPGKVLDFGEVPVDAYAVLVVRVENGGSDYLEWSCRTEGDFFGVQNGDEPNTIKVSVGGQRPPGPCIGSIFIKSNGGDATVNVRALFVAPVQPPLPPPPLPPQLVPSLAGWWQNPNGRILVSGLAPVYQYADYNVFGVQIGGGTITVNGPQVFMQGSSLLIPYTAQLFIQGMMMSGTVACLGSQNPVVYTRG is encoded by the coding sequence ATGGGAAAAACGCGGTACAGGGCGCTGTTGATCGGGAATGCGCGGTTCGAGAAAGATCCGCATAATCTGCCGGCGTTAAAGGGGCCGCCGGAGGATTTGAAAATTTTGGAGCGGGCGCTGACGGCGGCGGAGACGGGCATCCATGAGGCGGCGGATGTGCGAACGCTGCTGGATGGGACGAAGCCGGAGCTGAGCGAGGCGATCGACGATTTTTTCCAGACGGCGGGGGCGAACGATCAGTTGTTGCTCTATTATTCGGGGCACGGGCGGCAGGACGCGTACAATAATCTGTATTTGTGCGCTCGTGACACGAGGACGGATAGGTTGAATTCGTCGGCGGTGGCGGATTCGGAGATCAGCCAGATGATCCGGAATTCGAGGGCGGCGCGGACGTTGATCGTGCTGGATTGCTGTCACAGCGGGAGTTTCAAGGGAGGCGGGATGCCGGAGGCGCTGGCGAATGCGGGCGGGCGGTTTTTGCTGACGAGCTGTCGCGATCAGCAGCTGGCGACGGATGCGGGGGAGACGGGCGGGGCGAGCGCGTTTACGAGTCATCTGGTGCAGGCGCTCATCGCGGGCGAAGTGGATGCGAACGAGGACGGGTACGTGACGCTGACGGAGGTTTATCATCACATCCTGCCGAAATTGAAGATCGCGACGCAGCAGATCCCGCAGCTGCATTTTGATAAGACAGTGGGCGATCCGCCGCTGGCGAAGGTGAAGGCGCGGGCGGGCGATCAAGGAAATGGTGGAGCGGGGGCGGGCGTGATGCCGGAGGCGGCGTCGCGGCCGGTACTGGGGGTGTCGGACAGCAAGATAGAGATCAGGGCGGTCCATTTGGGCGAGCAGCTGCCGGCGGTGATGATCGATGTATTTAACGAAGGGGGCGGGGAGCTGGAGTGGAGTGCGACGAGCGAGGATGGGTGGATGGCGATCCAGGCTGAGAAGCGGTTTTTCAAGGTGTTGTTCACTCCGCAGAAGGCGGGAGCGCATCGCGGGAGTATTTATGTGCGCGACGCGGGGCGCGGAGGGAGCCGGCGGATCAGTGTGTTTGTCGAGGTGCTGGAGCCGGTGGCGAAACCGGTGTTGGTGGTGGAGACGCAGGCGCTGGATTTTGGGCGTCTGCGGGTGGGCGCGCGTGGTGCGCCGCAGGTGATCCGGGTGGTGAATCGTGGGAGCGGGGAGCTGGCGATCCGGGCGCACAGCACGAATCCGGCGCTCAAGGTGACGGCGAACGATGACGCGGTGGCGGTGGAGCCGGACTTGAGCCATGCGGGTTCGCTGGCGGGGGAGATCGTGATCAACAGCGCGGGCGGGCGGGCGGTAGTGAAGGTGACGGGGGAGGCTGAGGCGGGGCCGTTACTCGTGGTGAAGCCGGGGAAGGTGCTGGATTTTGGCGAGGTGCCGGTGGATGCGTATGCGGTGCTGGTTGTGCGCGTGGAGAATGGCGGGAGCGATTACTTGGAATGGTCGTGCAGGACTGAGGGAGATTTTTTTGGCGTTCAGAATGGAGATGAGCCGAACACGATCAAAGTGAGTGTGGGCGGGCAGCGGCCGCCGGGGCCGTGCATCGGGAGCATTTTCATCAAGAGCAATGGTGGCGACGCGACGGTGAACGTGCGGGCGCTGTTCGTAGCCCCGGTGCAACCACCACTGCCGCCACCTCCTTTGCCGCCGCAGCTGGTGCCGTCGCTCGCGGGGTGGTGGCAGAATCCGAACGGGCGTATTTTGGTGAGCGGGCTGGCTCCGGTTTATCAATACGCGGATTACAATGTGTTCGGTGTGCAGATCGGCGGCGGGACGATTACGGTGAACGGGCCGCAGGTGTTTATGCAGGGGAGTTCGCTGCTGATTCCGTACACGGCGCAGCTGTTCATCCAAGGAATGATGATGAGCGGGACGGTGGCGTGTTTGGGGTCGCAGAATCCGGTGGTTTACACGCGGGGCTAG
- a CDS encoding diacylglycerol kinase: protein METPHSAPSSSVPSPASSAPPPHAATPHTTPVKRRDFRNFIASIRYSIDGFREALRHEPSFREDLLFAVALVPFAIILPVNAVSTALMIASLFLIIIVELLNSAIEWTIDYLRPEHHPLAKRIKDMASAAVFLSYLNCLAIWAILLWPGTGVWKRLAEKFASS, encoded by the coding sequence GTGGAAACGCCCCACTCCGCTCCCTCTTCCTCAGTTCCTTCCCCTGCGTCCTCCGCTCCTCCTCCCCACGCCGCCACCCCACACACCACCCCCGTCAAACGCCGCGACTTCCGAAACTTCATCGCCTCCATCCGCTACTCCATCGACGGCTTCCGCGAAGCCCTCCGCCACGAACCCTCCTTCCGCGAAGACCTCCTCTTCGCCGTCGCCCTCGTCCCCTTCGCGATCATCCTCCCGGTAAACGCCGTATCCACGGCCCTGATGATCGCCTCCCTCTTCCTCATCATCATCGTGGAACTCCTCAACTCCGCCATCGAGTGGACGATTGATTACCTGCGGCCGGAGCATCACCCCCTGGCCAAACGCATCAAAGACATGGCCAGCGCCGCCGTTTTCCTCAGCTACCTCAACTGCCTCGCCATCTGGGCCATCCTCCTCTGGCCCGGCACCGGCGTCTGGAAACGCCTCGCCGAAAAATTCGCCTCCTCCTGA
- a CDS encoding aspartyl protease family protein has protein sequence MTSARIPPPDRLRRLPASARLGISWLLLAALFLSGCSSVSRLYRRESRPGRTKLDSRLVVIPAQIIGNHFIIETRWDKNGPWRFLVDTGSSVTLVSPEFASRYGFQQSATTNPPVRIRSADGGTVSLPAINLKRLQLGDARFLNVPAFSYDFTELSAHFGMKIDGILGFPLFRDVVFSLDYPQSRLVITTAGPTPLLPGSRIPFNNERRTPIVSLTLGDESFTTLIDSGSDGPLILNPFGLHPKFSYGPRPGGTVGTLTGDRPQQIGRLRQPLSIGTYTLELPLVDLTDQLSSIGGDVLKHFCVTFDPPRNNVTFFRDSTAVIAPGTRRSTGLSFTKTPAYWRVAGVVPGSPAEKAGIKRGDLVARINGEPISAWPLQRLDTLTRRAPEITFTFIHGSKEIPTIIPTFELIP, from the coding sequence ATGACCTCAGCGCGCATCCCGCCGCCCGACCGCCTCCGCCGCCTGCCCGCGTCGGCCCGTCTCGGTATTAGCTGGCTGCTGCTCGCGGCTCTTTTTCTCAGCGGCTGCTCCAGCGTCAGCCGCCTCTATCGCCGCGAATCCCGCCCCGGCCGCACCAAACTCGACTCCCGCCTCGTCGTCATCCCCGCCCAGATCATCGGCAACCACTTCATCATAGAAACCCGCTGGGATAAAAACGGCCCCTGGCGTTTCCTCGTGGATACAGGTTCCTCCGTCACGCTCGTCTCCCCCGAATTCGCCAGCCGCTACGGCTTCCAGCAATCCGCCACCACCAACCCTCCCGTGCGCATCCGCTCAGCCGATGGCGGCACCGTCTCCCTGCCCGCCATCAACCTCAAACGCCTCCAGCTCGGCGACGCCCGCTTCCTCAACGTCCCCGCTTTCAGCTACGACTTCACCGAACTCTCCGCCCACTTCGGCATGAAGATCGACGGCATCCTCGGCTTCCCCCTCTTCCGCGACGTCGTCTTCTCCCTCGATTACCCGCAATCCCGCCTCGTCATCACCACCGCCGGCCCCACCCCGCTGCTCCCCGGCTCCCGCATCCCCTTCAACAACGAGCGCCGCACCCCCATCGTCTCCCTCACCCTGGGCGACGAATCCTTCACCACCCTCATCGACTCCGGCAGCGATGGCCCCCTTATCCTGAATCCCTTCGGCCTGCATCCAAAATTCAGTTACGGCCCCCGCCCCGGCGGCACCGTCGGCACGCTCACCGGCGACCGCCCTCAACAAATCGGCCGCCTCCGCCAGCCCCTCTCCATCGGCACCTACACTCTCGAACTCCCCCTCGTCGACCTCACCGACCAGCTCTCCTCCATCGGCGGCGACGTCCTCAAACACTTCTGCGTCACCTTCGACCCCCCTCGCAACAACGTCACCTTCTTCCGCGACAGCACCGCCGTCATCGCCCCCGGCACCCGCCGCAGCACCGGCCTCAGCTTCACCAAAACCCCCGCCTACTGGCGCGTCGCCGGCGTCGTCCCCGGCTCCCCCGCCGAAAAAGCCGGCATCAAGCGCGGCGATCTCGTCGCCCGCATCAACGGCGAACCCATCTCCGCCTGGCCTCTCCAACGCCTCGACACCCTCACCCGCCGCGCCCCCGAGATCACCTTCACCTTTATCCACGGCTCTAAAGAAATCCCCACCATCATCCCCACCTTCGAACTCATCCCCTAA
- a CDS encoding effector-associated constant component EACC1, with protein MSTAPASGEFSIKPSSSDYDASDARWVAQVETLLGSLKANVGEVRKEVMPVAGQKGGLVDIIVALGSAGAVTAAVEVFRAWLGRDVTRTLEIVTVVDGVEKKITINGTNLSKELVSESLKAALKK; from the coding sequence ATGAGCACTGCCCCCGCGTCTGGTGAGTTTTCGATCAAGCCGTCCAGTTCCGATTATGATGCGAGCGATGCGCGGTGGGTCGCGCAGGTGGAGACGTTGCTGGGGAGTTTGAAGGCGAATGTCGGAGAAGTGCGGAAGGAAGTGATGCCGGTGGCGGGGCAGAAAGGCGGGCTGGTGGACATCATCGTGGCGCTGGGGTCGGCGGGTGCGGTGACGGCGGCGGTGGAGGTTTTTCGCGCCTGGCTGGGGAGGGATGTGACGCGCACGCTGGAGATCGTGACGGTGGTGGATGGAGTGGAGAAGAAGATCACGATCAACGGGACGAATCTGAGCAAGGAGCTGGTGAGCGAGTCGTTGAAGGCGGCGTTGAAGAAGTGA
- a CDS encoding TIGR02466 family protein produces MPIRSWFATQIYCEKLQKSGLPRLNDDLADECARLREFDDAGRKWSSTNYPGGYTSYATMNTLHRFSSTFTDLEKKLTRHVRTFAKSLDMDLRGREIHMTDCWVNIMPPTAAHSLHLHPLAFISGTYYVRTPKGCPGLKFEDPRLDRFMAAPPKIPAVRDENRIHTTYPAEAGNVILFESWLRHEVASNRIEDERISISFNYNWA; encoded by the coding sequence ATGCCTATCCGCTCCTGGTTCGCCACTCAGATCTACTGCGAAAAACTCCAGAAATCCGGCCTCCCCCGCCTCAACGACGACCTCGCCGACGAGTGCGCCCGCCTCCGCGAATTCGACGACGCCGGCCGCAAATGGTCCTCCACGAACTACCCCGGCGGATACACCAGCTACGCCACGATGAACACCCTTCATCGCTTCTCCTCCACCTTCACCGACCTGGAAAAAAAACTCACCCGCCACGTCCGCACCTTCGCCAAGTCCCTCGACATGGACCTCCGTGGCCGCGAGATCCACATGACCGACTGCTGGGTCAACATCATGCCGCCCACCGCCGCCCACAGTCTCCACCTTCACCCCCTCGCTTTCATCAGCGGCACCTACTACGTCCGCACCCCCAAAGGCTGCCCCGGCCTCAAATTCGAAGACCCCCGCCTCGACCGCTTCATGGCCGCCCCGCCAAAAATCCCCGCCGTCCGCGACGAAAACCGCATCCACACCACCTACCCCGCCGAAGCCGGTAACGTCATCCTCTTCGAAAGCTGGCTCCGCCACGAAGTCGCCTCCAACCGCATCGAAGACGAGCGCATCAGCATCAGCTTTAATTACAACTGGGCTTGA